A single window of Uloborus diversus isolate 005 chromosome 5, Udiv.v.3.1, whole genome shotgun sequence DNA harbors:
- the LOC129222506 gene encoding nuclear exosome regulator NRDE2-like: METDSTEKLKSLFPAYASVKPNDSGLTFNNEVGTKLSESQGPKKLGSLFPAYGSNTSSTSSTGGDIPEAKVDEDWLCNSSFTPNNYEEAVAQYKKSQESDVSDVTLKTECDASLEKVNKERKRKKERKKYKPPDISKIPEEHSIRSQLNKKTFIEETGLSFERAFREDPRLDPENVQFDCFEQTKIARYKSRHVVPFGFSSSEKTFWSNFAPKKNKKEFVRYCSQKAIKSLIKNLTNETVIIDKSSSPHNLNFIPLSKSVKNDVLQCSTKPSFDGVSVDWKSYIDTNSKEKSDDKIAPDIPLEFKEKIVLFNKILTESPHDVQMWLDFVDFQDELFSIQQKTNAGCGLTEDSIIEKKISILDKALKHNPKSVPLNVARLNLCKNKLKPDDLVAVWENLIFVHPNSIEIWLGYLNFMLTNITLFHASTIQKIYSKCLLTLSRLSEGLVKSHEPPQDIIPNMIYIFSQLCFVLKNTGYTEKAIALYQALIELNIFCEVPMALLTASEKISCFEPFWDSGAARIGEDGAIGWAATVSQKKIVSDKIISESDLNNLEDEILCKRLSLSKAWIEFEKLRENHHWLPWRPNPEYDQTDDDIDDIDRCVSFDNISRFLFSVTSEEDKFILIKNFIKFLGFDFHQLQCNCSLNNNAYYHIDINNFEKVSNKLNCFLFQNQFLHPLSFQTSSRAEDRIHFINNIFSLVVNEFSTRYRTLLTLLWLKFQRQSLCTKKEDDFRKKLNDLKGFSKQILKKSENRNCLVLWLEYIQTEWLLDKTKAIKTFFTLLTSSSAGISSGSLNMSELWYFIASFINLSIGLHEDFSETHDIVSTNELIWILIHIGSKETYVPYNGQTIKSTSCLKAAAGFRYFLDQELKSLASMSNWICYCADPYSYSFLDCAKCCAYFQYFSQGIEPAIKSVKDVISMVKESCIAESNQRNLTELMKVFEAQLLNFHTWNSTASIKPLQLNLHASVEQYSSNCQLLLLLVNLRNASSVINPTRRFWSQILKAKNQLLPVTWIFALASELSISYSVSQISNFEASAGSVVNSSSCWGITWKIRTLYEKALNSQMCASTPILWRSYIKYEIQNGDVQRAKGIFYRAMQNCGWCKDLLMDGIEYFPDDLKQILDFIAEKQIRIHTPLEEVTLLMEHAVQD; encoded by the exons ATGGAGACTGATTCAACTGAAAAACTAAAGTCTTTGTTTCCAGCATATGCATCTGTTAAGCCAAATGACTCTG GGTTGACTTTTAACAATGAAGTGGGAACGAAACTTAGTGAATCCCAGGGGCCTAAAAAACTAGGATCTTTATTTCCAGCATATGGATCAAACACTTCATCAACTAGTTCTA CAGGTGGAGATATTCCAGAAGCAAAAGTTGATGAAGATTGGCTCTGCAACAGTAGTTTCACTCCTAATAACTATGAGGAAGCAGTTGCTCAGTATAA AAAATCACAGGAATCTGATGTCAGTGATGTTACATTGAAAACTGAGTGTGATGCATCATTAGAAAAAGTTAACaaggaaagaaaaaggaaaaaagaaagaaaaaagtacaaaCCACCTGATATTTCTAAAATACCAGAAGA GCATTCAATCCGTAGTCAACTAAATAAGAAAACTTTCATTGAAGAAACCGGCTTATCTTTCGAAAGAGCATTCCGAGAAGATCCCAGGctagatccagaaaatgttcaatttgaTTGCTTTGAGCAAACTAAAATTGCCAGGTACAAGTCTAGACATGTTGTTCCTTTTGGGTTCTCTAGTAGTGAAAAGACTTTTTGGTCCAACTTTGCacccaagaaaaataaaaaggaatttgtTCGTTATTGTAGTCAGAAAGCTATAAAAAgccttattaaaaatttaacaaatgaaaCAGTCATCATCGACAAAAGCTCATCGCCTCATAATCTTAATTTTATTCCTTTGTCCAAGTCAGTCAAAAATGATGTTTTGCAGTGTAGTACTAAGCCAAGTTTTGATGGTGTATCAGTTGACTGGAAATCATATATAGACACTAATTCCAAAGAAAAATCAGATGATAAAATTGCTCCTGATATCCCATTAGAGTTCAAGGAAAAGATTGTATTGTTTAACAAAATTCTTACTGAATCTCCTCATGATGTTCAAATGTGGCTTGATTTTGTAGACTTTCAAGATGAACTTTTTAGTatacagcaaaaaactaatgcAGGTTGTGGTTTGACAGAAGACAGTATTATCGAAAAGAAGATATCTATTCTGGATAAAGCATTAAAGCACAACCCAAAATCGGTTCCTTTGAATGTTGCAAGattaaatttatgcaaaaacAAGTTGAAGCCAGATGATCTTGTTGCTGTgtgggaaaatttaattttcgtgCATCCAAATAGCATAGAAATATGGCTTGGATACTTGAATTTCATGCTGACGAACATAACACTGTTCCATGCATCTACTATTCAAAAAATATACAGCAAGTGCCTTTTGACATTATCTCGCTTGAGCGAAGGTCTTGTTAAGTCTCATGAACCTCCCCAGGATATAATACCCAACATGATTT atattttcaGTCAGTTATGCtttgttcttaaaaatacagGATATACAGAAAAGGCCATAGCATTATATCAAGCTCTAATAGAATTGAACATATTTTGTGAAGTTCCTATGGCTTTGCTAACTGCATCAGAAAAAATATCATGTTTTGAGCCTTTTTGGGATAGTGGAGCTGCTAGAATAGGTGAAGATGGTGCTATTGGTTGGGCTGCGACTGTTTCTCAGAAGAAAATTGTGTCAGATAAAATCATATCAGAATCAG atttgaaTAATTTAGAAGATGAAATATTATGCAAAAGGCTTTCCCTTAGTAAAGCATGGATAGAATTTGAAAAGCTAAGGGAAAATCATCATTGGTTGCCATGGAGACCAAATCCTGAGTATGATCAGACAGATGATGATATCGATGACATAGATAGATGtgtttcttttgataatatttctaGGTTTCTTTTCTCTGTAACAAGTGAAGAAGATAAATTTATTCTTATTAAAAACTTCATCAAGTTTCTTGGGTTTGATTTTCATCAGTTGCAGTGCAATTGCTCTTTGAACAACAACGCTTATTACCATATTGATATTAATAATTTCGAAAAAGTATCAAACAAGCTGAATTGCTTTCTTTTCCAGAATCAGTTCTTGCACCCACTTTCGTTTCAAACTTCTTCACGTGCTGAGGATAGAATACATTTCATCAATAATATTTTCAGCTTGGTTGTAAATGAATTTTCCACCAGATATAGGACTTTGCTGACCCTCTTATGGTTGAAGTTTCAGAGACAGTCTTTATGCACAAAAAAGGAAGATGATTTTCGAAAGAAATTGAATGacttaaaaggattttcaaaacaGATTCTTAAGAAAAGTGAAAATAGGAACTGTTTGGTTTTATGGTTAGAATACATACAGACAGAATGGTTACTCGATAAAACTAAAGCCATAAAAACTTTCTTTACGTTACTCACCTCCAGCAGCGCTGGTATATCCTCTGGAAGTTTAAATATGAGTGAACTGTGGTATTTTATTGCATCATTTATAAACTTATCTATTGGTCTGCATGAAGACTTTTCAGAAACTCATGACATTGTGTCCACCAATGAACTGATCTGGATTCTTATTCATATTGGCTCTAAAGAAACATATGTGCCTTACAATGGTCAAACCATTAAATCGACTAGTTGCCTTAAAGCAGCTGCtggttttagatattttttagatCAAGAATTGAAAAGTCTTGCAAGTATGAGCAACTGGATTTGTTATTGTGCAGATCCatattcatattcatttttaGACTGTGCTAAATGCTGTgcatattttcagtatttttctcaAGGTATTGAACCAGCTATTAAATCTGTGAAGGATGTGATATCCATGGTGAAAGAATCTTGCATTGCAGAATCAAATCAAAG GAATCTTACAGAGCTAATGAAAGTCTTTGAAGCTCAATTATTAAATTTCCACACATGGAATTCAACTGCATCGATCAAACCTCTTCAACTCAATTTACATGCTTCAGTTGAGCAATATTCTAGCAACTGTCAACTACTTTTACTTCTTGTGAACTTAAGAAATGCATCATCTGTGATCAATCCAACTAGAAG attttggTCTCAAATCCTGAAAGCCAAAAATCAACTTCTTCCTGTTACTTGGATTTTTGCTTTAGCATCAGAATTATCAATTAGCTATTCTGTGTCTCAAATATCAAATTTTGAGGCAAGTGCAGGTAGTGTGG TTAATTCATCATCATGTTGGGGAATAACATGGAAAATTCGAACTCTTTATGAAAAAGCTCTTAATTCTCAGATGTGTGCATCCACTCCTATTTTATGGAGGTCTTACATCAAATATGAG ATTCAAAACGGAGATGTTCAGAGAGCAAAAGGGATATTTTATCGAGCCATGCAAAACTGTGGATGGTGCAAG